In Agromyces archimandritae, one genomic interval encodes:
- the gcvT gene encoding glycine cleavage system aminomethyltransferase GcvT produces MSDHDVSDHDPNPAFERTSPLDAVHRAAGASFTDFAGWQMPLRYDSDLAEHHAVRRSAGLFDLSHMGEILVVGPEAAAALDYALAGRLSAIAIGQAKYSLLLARTGGILDDLVVYRTGEDRFMVVANAANRDLVAEELRDRTAPFEAEVYDESDDVALIALQGPASLAILTETPGFGVPGPGNDVEDFREQAAALKYYRAFPAQFQDEPVYVARTGYTGEDGFELYLAPEVAPKLWEALAETGGSRLVPAGLAARDTLRLEAGMPLYGHELDRETFPVQAGLGRVVALAKEGDFVGRTAVEAGPPAGARVLVGLAAEGRRAARAGYEVFDDAGADAAARGTVTSGVLSPTLGHPVALAYVDPELAEPGTALFLDVRGTRIPAEVVRLPFYTRA; encoded by the coding sequence GTGTCAGATCACGACGTGTCAGACCACGACCCGAACCCCGCGTTCGAGCGCACCTCGCCCCTCGACGCCGTCCACCGCGCCGCCGGCGCGAGCTTCACCGACTTCGCGGGCTGGCAGATGCCGCTCCGCTACGACAGCGACCTCGCCGAGCACCACGCCGTGCGCCGCTCGGCCGGCCTCTTCGACCTCTCCCACATGGGCGAGATCCTCGTCGTCGGGCCCGAAGCGGCCGCCGCCCTCGACTACGCGCTCGCCGGCCGCCTCTCGGCGATCGCGATCGGCCAGGCGAAGTACTCGCTGCTGCTCGCGCGCACGGGCGGCATCCTCGACGATCTCGTCGTCTACCGCACGGGCGAGGACCGCTTCATGGTCGTCGCGAACGCCGCCAACCGCGACCTCGTCGCCGAGGAGCTCCGCGACCGCACGGCGCCCTTCGAGGCCGAGGTGTACGACGAGTCCGACGACGTCGCCCTCATCGCCCTGCAGGGCCCCGCCTCGCTCGCGATCCTCACCGAGACTCCCGGCTTCGGCGTGCCCGGCCCCGGCAACGACGTCGAGGACTTCCGCGAGCAGGCGGCCGCGCTGAAGTACTACCGGGCCTTCCCCGCGCAGTTCCAGGACGAACCGGTCTACGTCGCCCGCACGGGCTACACGGGCGAGGACGGCTTCGAGCTCTACCTCGCGCCCGAGGTCGCCCCGAAGCTGTGGGAGGCTCTGGCCGAGACCGGCGGTTCCCGCCTCGTCCCCGCGGGCCTGGCCGCCCGCGACACCCTCCGTCTCGAGGCGGGCATGCCGCTCTACGGCCATGAATTGGATCGCGAGACCTTTCCCGTGCAGGCCGGCCTCGGCCGGGTCGTCGCCCTCGCCAAGGAGGGCGACTTCGTGGGCCGCACCGCCGTCGAAGCCGGGCCGCCCGCCGGCGCGCGCGTGCTCGTCGGCCTCGCCGCCGAGGGTCGTCGTGCGGCACGGGCCGGCTACGAGGTCTTCGACGATGCGGGTGCGGATGCCGCGGCGCGCGGCACGGTGACGAGCGGCGTGCTCTCGCCGACCCTCGGGCATCCCGTCGCCCTCGCCTACGTCGACCCGGAGCTCGCAGAGCCCGGCACCGCCCTCTTCCTCGACGTGCGCGGCACGCGCATTCCCGCCGAGGTCGTCCGCCTCCCCTTCTACACGCGCGCGTGA
- the gcvH gene encoding glycine cleavage system protein GcvH translates to MTDQTALKYTAEHEWIAVDGDIATVGITDYAAGKLGDVVYVELPDAGSTLTAGTVVGEIESTKSVGELFAPVDGEVVEANRAVVDAPELVNSDPFGAGWLVKVRFTALPGDLLDHAEYRALTA, encoded by the coding sequence ATGACCGATCAGACCGCCCTGAAGTACACCGCCGAGCACGAGTGGATCGCCGTCGACGGCGACATCGCCACCGTCGGCATCACCGACTACGCCGCCGGCAAGCTCGGCGACGTCGTCTACGTCGAACTGCCGGATGCCGGCAGCACCCTGACGGCGGGCACCGTCGTCGGCGAGATCGAATCGACGAAGTCGGTCGGCGAGCTGTTCGCGCCGGTCGACGGCGAGGTCGTCGAGGCCAACCGGGCGGTCGTGGATGCGCCCGAGCTCGTCAACTCCGACCCGTTCGGGGCGGGATGGCTCGTCAAGGTGCGCTTCACGGCCCTGCCGGGCGACCTCCTCGACCACGCCGAGTACCGGGCGCTGACCGCCTGA
- the gcvP gene encoding aminomethyl-transferring glycine dehydrogenase — MPLDLPAAAGAAAFTARHIGTGPDAQSRMLAELGYDSLDALLTAAVPTAIRMHEVVDSAIPEAASERRALAELRGLAARNTVGTSLIGLGYAGTETPAVIRRNVLENPSWYTAYTPYQPEISQGRLEALINFQTMVTDLTGLATANASMLDEGTAVVEGMLLARRASKSASNRFIADAELFPQTLALLAHRAEAVGIELVVAPLGPGTDATELGEAFGIAIQYPGASGRVWNPSALIAGVRASGGLAVVAADLLALALIASPGELGADIAVGTTQRFGVPMGFGGPHAGYLAVRAGLERQLPGRLVGVSVDAAGAPAYRLTLQTREQHIRREKATSNICTAQVLLAVMASMYAVYHGPAGIRAIASAVHRTAVNAAARLRASGVEVVHDAFFDTLLVRVPGRAAEAARVAREAGVLYGSVDDDTVRLAFDETIAGDAALLDRVLAPLGAEALAGRETGSWRPASPIPEELVRASGYLEHPVFNTHHSETAMMRYLKTLADRDYALDRGMIPLGSCTMKLNAASEMEAITWPEFANLHPFAPREDAEGSLELIGQLETWLAEVTGYDTVSLQPNAGSQGELAGLLAIRGYHRSRGETERDVCLIPSSAHGTNAASAVLAGMRVVVVATGENGDVDLDDLRAKIAANAERLAALMITYPSTHGVYEHEVRAVAEAVHEAGGQVYIDGANLNALLGYARFGDFGGDVSHLNLHKTFCIPHGGGGPGVGPVAAKAHLAPFLPGHPMAQTNDHVGYAHDGGPVSAAPFGSPSILPISWAYVRMMGAAGLKDATAAAVLAANYLAARLKNHYPVLYTGEAGLVAHECILDLRPLTASTGITVDDVAKRLVDYGFHAPTMSFPVAGTLMVEPTESEDLAELDRFAEAMIAIREEADAVARGQWPADDNPLVNAPHTAEAVVADDWAHPYTREQAVYPVRSLVRNKYWAPVRRIDQAYGDRNLVCACPPPEAFA, encoded by the coding sequence ATGCCGCTCGATCTTCCCGCTGCGGCCGGCGCCGCAGCCTTCACCGCCCGCCACATCGGAACGGGGCCGGACGCCCAGTCGCGGATGCTCGCCGAACTCGGCTACGACTCGCTCGACGCGCTGCTCACGGCCGCCGTGCCCACCGCGATCCGCATGCACGAGGTCGTCGACTCGGCGATCCCCGAGGCGGCCTCCGAACGCCGGGCGCTCGCCGAACTCCGCGGCCTCGCCGCGAGGAACACCGTCGGCACCTCGCTCATCGGCCTCGGCTACGCCGGCACCGAGACCCCGGCGGTCATCCGCCGCAACGTGCTCGAGAACCCGAGCTGGTACACGGCGTACACGCCCTACCAGCCCGAAATCAGCCAGGGCCGCCTCGAAGCCCTCATCAACTTCCAGACGATGGTGACCGACCTCACCGGCCTCGCCACGGCGAACGCGTCGATGCTCGACGAGGGCACCGCGGTCGTCGAGGGGATGCTGCTGGCCCGCCGCGCCTCGAAGTCGGCCTCGAACCGCTTCATCGCCGACGCCGAGCTCTTCCCGCAGACCCTCGCCCTCCTCGCGCATCGTGCCGAGGCGGTCGGCATCGAACTCGTCGTCGCCCCGCTCGGCCCCGGCACCGACGCGACCGAGCTCGGCGAGGCGTTCGGCATCGCGATCCAGTACCCCGGCGCATCCGGCCGCGTCTGGAACCCCTCCGCGCTCATCGCCGGCGTCAGGGCCTCAGGCGGCCTCGCGGTCGTCGCCGCCGACCTCCTCGCCCTCGCGCTCATCGCGAGCCCGGGCGAGCTCGGCGCCGACATCGCCGTCGGCACGACGCAGCGCTTCGGCGTGCCGATGGGCTTCGGCGGCCCGCACGCCGGCTACCTCGCCGTCCGCGCCGGGCTCGAACGCCAGCTGCCGGGCCGGCTCGTGGGCGTGTCGGTGGATGCCGCGGGCGCACCCGCCTACCGGCTCACCCTGCAGACGCGCGAGCAGCACATCCGCCGAGAGAAGGCGACCTCCAACATCTGCACGGCCCAAGTGCTGCTGGCCGTCATGGCCTCGATGTACGCCGTCTACCACGGGCCGGCGGGCATCCGCGCGATCGCCTCGGCGGTGCACCGCACGGCGGTGAACGCGGCCGCGCGGCTCCGCGCGAGCGGCGTCGAGGTCGTGCACGATGCCTTCTTCGACACCCTCCTCGTGCGGGTGCCGGGCCGCGCCGCCGAAGCCGCCCGGGTCGCGCGCGAAGCGGGCGTGCTCTACGGATCCGTCGACGACGACACCGTGCGCCTCGCCTTCGACGAGACGATCGCCGGCGACGCCGCACTGCTCGACCGCGTGCTCGCCCCGCTCGGCGCCGAAGCCCTCGCCGGCCGCGAGACCGGCAGCTGGCGGCCCGCCTCGCCGATCCCGGAGGAGCTCGTGCGCGCGAGCGGCTACCTCGAGCACCCCGTCTTCAACACGCACCACAGCGAGACCGCCATGATGCGCTACCTGAAGACGCTCGCCGACCGCGACTACGCGCTCGACCGCGGCATGATCCCGCTGGGCTCCTGCACGATGAAGCTCAACGCGGCCAGCGAGATGGAGGCGATCACCTGGCCCGAGTTCGCGAATCTGCACCCCTTCGCCCCGCGCGAGGACGCGGAGGGTTCGCTCGAGCTCATCGGGCAGCTGGAGACGTGGCTGGCCGAGGTCACCGGATACGACACGGTTTCGCTGCAGCCGAACGCCGGCTCGCAGGGCGAGCTCGCCGGCCTCCTCGCGATCCGCGGCTACCACCGCTCCCGCGGCGAGACCGAGCGCGACGTCTGCCTCATCCCGTCGAGCGCGCACGGCACGAACGCGGCGAGCGCCGTGCTCGCCGGCATGCGCGTCGTCGTCGTCGCCACCGGCGAGAACGGCGATGTCGACCTCGACGACCTCCGTGCGAAGATCGCCGCGAACGCCGAGCGGCTCGCCGCCCTCATGATCACCTACCCGTCCACGCACGGCGTCTACGAGCACGAGGTGCGCGCGGTCGCCGAGGCGGTGCACGAGGCCGGCGGCCAGGTCTACATCGACGGCGCGAACCTGAACGCGCTGCTCGGCTATGCGCGCTTCGGCGACTTCGGCGGCGACGTCTCGCACCTGAATCTGCACAAGACCTTCTGCATCCCGCACGGCGGCGGCGGCCCGGGCGTCGGCCCGGTCGCGGCGAAGGCGCACCTCGCGCCCTTCCTGCCGGGGCATCCGATGGCGCAGACGAACGATCACGTGGGATACGCCCACGACGGCGGGCCGGTTTCGGCGGCGCCGTTCGGCAGCCCGTCGATCCTGCCGATCTCGTGGGCGTACGTGCGGATGATGGGCGCGGCCGGGCTGAAGGACGCGACCGCGGCCGCTGTGCTCGCCGCCAACTACCTCGCCGCCCGGCTGAAAAACCACTACCCGGTGCTGTACACGGGGGAGGCGGGGCTCGTCGCCCACGAGTGCATCCTCGACCTCAGGCCGCTCACGGCATCCACCGGCATCACCGTCGACGACGTCGCCAAGCGACTCGTCGACTACGGGTTCCACGCGCCCACGATGTCGTTCCCGGTCGCCGGCACCCTCATGGTCGAGCCGACCGAGTCGGAGGACCTGGCCGAACTCGACCGCTTCGCCGAGGCGATGATCGCGATCCGCGAGGAGGCGGATGCCGTCGCTCGCGGGCAGTGGCCGGCCGACGACAACCCGCTGGTGAACGCGCCGCACACGGCCGAGGCGGTCGTCGCGGACGACTGGGCGCATCCGTACACCCGCGAGCAGGCCGTCTACCCGGTGCGTTCGCTCGTGCGGAACAAGTACTGGGCGCCCGTGCGCCGCATCGACCAGGCGTACGGCGACCGCAACCTGGTCTGCGCCTGCCCGCCGCCGGAGGCCTTCGCCTGA
- a CDS encoding peroxiredoxin family protein, giving the protein MARAKSPVVGQEAPDFTLPGVQLVDDDVVRRDITLSALRGSPVLLVFYPGDETAGCTAQLCSYSSGLGAFDELGAEVVAVSRQGLESHEHFARKERLSMPLLADTEGTVIDRYGVSLAGLTARRSEFLIDAAGIVRYRRIGIVGVTWTKPEELVAELAKLAA; this is encoded by the coding sequence ATGGCGCGCGCGAAATCCCCCGTGGTCGGCCAGGAGGCGCCCGACTTCACGCTTCCGGGCGTGCAACTCGTCGACGACGACGTCGTCCGCCGCGACATCACGCTCAGCGCGCTGCGCGGCAGTCCCGTGCTCCTCGTCTTCTACCCGGGCGACGAGACCGCCGGTTGCACCGCCCAGCTGTGCTCGTACAGCTCCGGGCTCGGTGCCTTCGACGAGCTCGGCGCCGAGGTCGTCGCCGTCAGCCGCCAGGGCCTCGAGAGCCACGAGCACTTCGCCCGAAAAGAGCGGCTGTCGATGCCGCTGCTGGCCGACACCGAAGGCACGGTCATCGACCGCTACGGGGTGAGCCTGGCCGGGCTCACCGCACGCCGCAGCGAATTCCTCATCGACGCCGCCGGGATCGTGCGCTACCGCCGCATCGGCATCGTCGGCGTCACCTGGACCAAGCCCGAGGAGCTCGTCGCCGAACTCGCCAAGCTCGCCGCCTGA
- a CDS encoding CPBP family intramembrane glutamic endopeptidase, with amino-acid sequence MRNTRLWAEIVIVLGLSLGASAVYSIVSLVAKLTAGPPLGQQSTALNASRSEREWLDATYQFLDVFFALFAVALVLYLLWEPGRSAFRRIGLDLRHPLRDLGAGLALVAAIGIPGLALYAAGRALGITVAVSASPADWYWWTVPMLVLSALRAALTEEVIVVGYLFTRLRELGWNRWTIILAGAVFRGSYHLYQGFGPFLGNVAMGVVFGWCYARWGRTMPLVVAHWVLDIVSFVGYPLAVGWWPDLFGA; translated from the coding sequence ATGCGCAACACCCGTTTGTGGGCCGAGATCGTCATCGTCCTCGGCCTCTCGCTCGGCGCGAGCGCGGTGTACTCGATCGTCTCGCTCGTCGCCAAGCTCACCGCGGGCCCGCCGCTCGGGCAGCAGTCGACGGCGCTGAACGCCTCGCGCTCCGAGCGCGAATGGCTGGATGCGACGTACCAGTTCCTCGACGTCTTCTTCGCGCTGTTCGCCGTCGCCCTCGTGCTGTACCTGCTCTGGGAGCCGGGGCGGAGCGCCTTCCGCCGCATCGGGCTGGACCTGCGGCATCCGCTGCGGGATCTCGGCGCCGGCCTCGCGCTCGTGGCGGCCATCGGCATCCCGGGCCTCGCCCTCTACGCCGCCGGCCGCGCGCTCGGCATCACCGTCGCCGTCTCGGCCTCCCCCGCCGACTGGTACTGGTGGACGGTGCCGATGCTCGTGCTCTCGGCGCTCCGGGCGGCCCTCACCGAAGAGGTCATCGTCGTCGGCTACCTCTTCACGCGCCTCCGCGAGCTCGGCTGGAACCGCTGGACGATCATCCTCGCCGGCGCCGTCTTCCGCGGAAGCTACCACCTGTACCAGGGCTTCGGCCCCTTCCTCGGCAACGTCGCCATGGGCGTCGTCTTCGGCTGGTGCTACGCGCGGTGGGGCCGCACGATGCCCCTCGTCGTGGCCCACTGGGTGCTCGACATCGTCTCGTTCGTCGGGTATCCGCTCGCCGTGGGCTGGTGGCCGGATCTGTTCGGCGCGTAG
- a CDS encoding peptide ABC transporter substrate-binding protein — MRIKRIGVAAVALAAASALTLAGCSSDSPAPSAGGDTGAIITTNGTEPQNPLIPTNTNEVGGGKIIDQIFAGLIYYDADGKPINDVAESIESEDNQHFTIKIKPDLEFTNGDPVDAASFVDAWNYGAALDNAHLSSYFFEDIEGFSWDENVEEMSGLEVVDDTTFTVALKQPTADFALRLGYSAFYPLPASAWDDIEAFGQNPIGNGPYMLDGEGAWKHNEKISLVVNPDYDGGRKAANGGLDIIFYASQEASYSDLEGGNLDVVDEIPSSAVESYEDTFGERAVNQASALFQSFTVPDRLAHFAGEEGKLRRAAISMAIDREEITEVIFGGTRTPASDFTSPIIAGWTDELEGEEVLEFNPEEAKKLWAEADAISPWEGSFQIAYNADGDHQDWVDAVSNQLKNNLGIEASGVPSPTFKEVRETITNRTIQTAFRSGWQADYPGLFNYLGPLYGTNAGSNDGDYSNPEVDKLLKEGQSTSDADEQNAKFQAAQEILLKDLPAIPLWYQNVNGAWSEQVENVEYGWNSVPLYFQVTKAE; from the coding sequence TTGAGAATCAAGAGAATCGGCGTCGCGGCCGTGGCTCTTGCGGCGGCGAGCGCCCTCACGCTCGCAGGCTGCTCGAGCGACTCGCCGGCGCCCAGCGCGGGTGGCGACACCGGCGCCATCATCACGACGAACGGCACCGAGCCCCAGAACCCGCTCATCCCGACCAACACCAACGAGGTCGGCGGCGGCAAGATCATCGACCAGATCTTCGCGGGCCTCATCTACTACGACGCCGACGGCAAGCCGATCAACGACGTCGCCGAGTCCATCGAGTCCGAGGACAACCAGCACTTCACGATCAAGATCAAGCCCGACCTCGAGTTCACCAACGGTGACCCGGTCGACGCGGCCTCGTTCGTCGACGCCTGGAACTACGGCGCCGCGCTCGACAACGCGCACCTCTCGAGCTACTTCTTCGAGGACATCGAGGGCTTCAGCTGGGATGAGAACGTCGAGGAGATGAGCGGCCTCGAGGTCGTCGACGACACGACGTTCACCGTCGCTCTCAAGCAGCCGACGGCCGACTTCGCGCTGCGCCTCGGCTACTCGGCGTTCTACCCGCTGCCCGCCTCGGCGTGGGATGACATCGAGGCGTTCGGCCAGAACCCGATCGGCAACGGCCCGTACATGCTCGACGGCGAAGGCGCGTGGAAGCACAACGAGAAGATCAGCCTCGTCGTGAACCCCGACTACGACGGCGGTCGCAAGGCGGCCAACGGCGGCCTCGACATCATCTTCTACGCCTCGCAGGAGGCCTCGTACTCCGACCTCGAGGGCGGCAACCTCGACGTCGTCGACGAGATTCCGTCGAGTGCCGTCGAGAGCTACGAGGACACCTTCGGCGAGCGTGCCGTGAACCAGGCTTCGGCCCTGTTCCAGTCGTTCACGGTCCCCGACCGCCTCGCGCACTTCGCGGGCGAAGAGGGCAAGCTGCGTCGTGCTGCCATCTCGATGGCCATCGATCGCGAGGAGATCACCGAGGTCATCTTCGGCGGCACCCGCACCCCGGCGAGCGACTTCACCTCCCCGATCATCGCCGGCTGGACCGACGAGCTCGAGGGTGAAGAGGTCCTCGAGTTCAACCCCGAGGAAGCCAAGAAGCTCTGGGCCGAGGCCGACGCCATCTCGCCGTGGGAGGGCAGCTTCCAGATCGCCTACAACGCCGACGGAGACCACCAGGACTGGGTCGACGCCGTGTCGAACCAGCTGAAGAACAACCTCGGCATCGAGGCGTCGGGCGTGCCCTCGCCGACCTTCAAGGAGGTCCGCGAGACCATCACGAACCGCACGATCCAGACCGCGTTCCGCAGCGGTTGGCAGGCCGACTACCCCGGTCTGTTCAACTACCTCGGCCCGCTCTACGGCACCAACGCCGGTTCGAACGACGGCGACTACTCGAACCCCGAGGTCGACAAGCTCCTCAAGGAGGGCCAGTCGACGAGCGACGCGGACGAGCAGAACGCCAAGTTCCAGGCCGCGCAGGAGATCCTGCTGAAGGATCTGCCGGCGATCCCGCTCTGGTACCAGAACGTGAACGGCGCCTGGAGCGAGCAGGTCGAGAACGTGGAGTACGGCTGGAACTCGGTTCCGCTCTACTTCCAGGTCACCAAGGCTGAGTGA